A region from the Prevotella melaninogenica genome encodes:
- the asnA gene encoding aspartate--ammonia ligase, with the protein MSQLIKPEGYKAVLGKRQTEQGIKLIKEFFQQNLATELRLSRVTAPLFVLKGLGINDDLNGVERPVSFPIKDLGEAEAEVVHSLAKWKRLTLAEYAIQPGYGIYTDMNAIRADEELDNLHSLYVDQWDWEAVITENDRTRIFLENVVRRIYAAILRTEFLTCESYPQLKPFLPQSIHFIHAQDLLDMYPTMTAKEREDAICKEYGAVFIEGIGCRLSNGEKHDGRAADYDDWSTVAEDGKMGLNGDILVWYPILGRSIELSSMGIRVDKTVLLRQLTIEKQEEREQLYFHQQLLSDKLPLCIGGGIGQSRLCMIMLHKAHIGEIQASIWPDEMRRACEEAGMPLI; encoded by the coding sequence ATGAGCCAACTGATAAAACCAGAAGGATATAAAGCAGTACTTGGCAAACGCCAGACTGAGCAAGGAATCAAACTGATAAAAGAATTCTTCCAACAAAATTTAGCTACCGAACTACGTTTAAGTCGTGTTACGGCACCGCTGTTCGTACTGAAAGGTTTAGGTATTAATGATGATTTGAATGGTGTTGAGCGCCCTGTTTCTTTTCCAATCAAGGACTTAGGAGAAGCTGAGGCTGAAGTTGTACACTCGCTGGCAAAGTGGAAGCGACTAACGTTAGCTGAATATGCTATTCAACCAGGTTATGGTATCTATACCGATATGAATGCGATTCGTGCTGACGAGGAGCTGGATAATCTTCACTCACTTTATGTTGACCAGTGGGACTGGGAGGCTGTCATCACCGAAAACGACAGAACACGTATTTTTTTAGAGAATGTTGTTCGACGAATCTATGCAGCTATTCTCCGCACAGAGTTTCTTACTTGTGAGTCTTATCCTCAGCTGAAACCTTTCCTTCCACAGTCGATTCATTTTATTCATGCACAAGACCTGTTGGATATGTATCCTACAATGACAGCAAAAGAACGCGAAGATGCGATTTGTAAAGAGTATGGTGCCGTGTTTATTGAAGGCATAGGGTGCCGGTTAAGTAATGGCGAGAAGCACGATGGGCGTGCTGCTGATTACGATGACTGGTCTACGGTGGCAGAAGATGGTAAGATGGGGTTGAATGGAGATATCCTCGTTTGGTATCCTATCTTAGGTCGTAGTATTGAACTCTCTTCTATGGGTATCCGTGTGGATAAGACGGTTTTGCTTCGACAGTTGACAATAGAGAAGCAAGAAGAGCGCGAACAGCTTTATTTCCATCAGCAGTTGCTCTCAGACAAATTACCATTGTGTATTGGTGGTGGTATCGGTCAAAGCCGCCTTTGTATGATAATGTTGCACAAAGCGCATATCGGTGAGATACAAGCAAGTATCTGGCCAGATGAAATGAGAAGAGCATGTGAAGAGGCGGGAATGCCGTTAATCTAA
- a CDS encoding dicarboxylate/amino acid:cation symporter, with amino-acid sequence MQKKNRIGLLPRVIIAILLGLFLGYYLPDPAVRAFLTFNSIFSQFLGFMIPLIIIGLVTPAIAGIGKGAGKLLIVTVIIAYVDTILAGGLSYGAGTWLFPSMIASTGGSMPQIDKATELAPYFTINIPAMVDVMSSLVFSFIAGLSIAHYGLRTMENLFNEFKTIIEKVIEKAIIPLLPLYIFGVFLSMTHNGQARQVLLVFSQIIIVILVLHVLILIYEFCIAGAIVKRNPFRLLWNMLPAYLTALGTSSSAATIPVTLKQTEKNNVNNEVAGFVVPLCATIHLSGSAMKITACALTICLLTGLPHDPGLFIYFILMLSIIMVAAPGVPGGAIMAALAPLSSILGFNQEEQALMIALYIAMDSFGTACNVTGDGAIAIVINKFFGKK; translated from the coding sequence ATGCAGAAGAAAAACAGAATTGGTCTACTCCCACGCGTTATCATCGCAATACTGCTTGGATTGTTTCTTGGCTATTATCTCCCAGACCCAGCAGTAAGAGCGTTTCTGACTTTTAACAGTATCTTCAGTCAGTTCCTCGGCTTTATGATACCACTGATCATCATTGGGCTGGTAACCCCTGCTATTGCAGGAATTGGCAAAGGAGCTGGCAAGTTACTGATAGTTACCGTAATCATTGCCTACGTTGATACTATCTTAGCAGGTGGATTGTCATACGGAGCAGGTACGTGGCTCTTCCCATCTATGATTGCCTCTACAGGAGGAAGTATGCCACAAATTGATAAAGCTACCGAACTGGCACCTTATTTTACAATCAATATCCCTGCTATGGTTGACGTAATGAGCAGTTTGGTATTCTCATTCATTGCAGGGCTGAGTATTGCACACTATGGTTTGCGCACTATGGAGAACCTCTTTAATGAGTTTAAAACCATAATTGAGAAGGTTATTGAGAAGGCTATTATCCCTCTCCTACCGCTTTACATCTTTGGTGTATTCCTTAGCATGACCCATAATGGGCAGGCAAGACAGGTGCTTTTAGTATTCTCACAGATAATCATTGTCATCCTCGTTCTGCATGTGCTCATCCTTATCTATGAATTCTGCATTGCAGGTGCTATCGTTAAGCGCAATCCTTTCAGACTACTCTGGAATATGTTGCCCGCTTATCTGACAGCATTAGGTACAAGTTCATCCGCAGCAACAATCCCTGTAACGCTGAAGCAGACAGAAAAGAACAATGTAAACAATGAGGTGGCTGGCTTTGTTGTACCTCTTTGTGCTACTATCCATCTTAGCGGAAGTGCTATGAAGATTACGGCTTGTGCATTGACTATCTGTCTATTGACAGGCTTACCACACGACCCAGGGTTATTCATTTACTTTATTCTTATGCTCTCTATCATTATGGTAGCAGCCCCTGGCGTCCCTGGTGGTGCGATTATGGCAGCCTTAGCTCCACTATCAAGCATCTTAGGATTTAACCAAGAGGAACAGGCTTTGATGATAGCATTGTACATTGCAATGGATAGTTTTGGTACTGCTTGCAACGTGACTGGTGATGGAGCTATTGCCATTGTTATTAATAAATTCTTTGGTAAGAAATAG